The Desulfosalsimonas propionicica DNA window CTCTATCCGGTTCCATTGTTCATTTGTTATGTCCATCTTGATTATATTGCATAATCAAGTTCTTATGTCTAGTTTTTTTGAGATGAGTTGTAGTCTACAGTAACGTATTTCTCTCTTGCCGGCATGGAGCGATAGCGGAATACCTGTCAAGAGCAGAAAATGGTTATGCAAAAGAATCATTATCTCTGGGGATTGGTTTCAGGCGACTACTAATATTTGCAAAAGTAGGTATACATTACGATAAAATATAAGCACAATCCGGATGCCGGAAAAACGACCTGATAATCCGGGGCAGTTTTTGAAGTTTTCGCAGGCGACCGAAAATTATGGATTTGAATTTGTCCGGACCTGAGATCGCCATTCTTCCTGTCCCATGAGACTTTACGTTATTGAAAACCTGCTCGGCAGGATTCAATGACGGGGAATAAGAGGGCAGAAAATAAACTTCCAGTCGGCCATCAAAAGAATCGATACAATCTCTTACTTTTTTGGATTTATGAGTCGGGTGACCATCCCAAATCACGAATACAGGGCCTTCGTTGTCATGCATGAGCTTTTTCAAAAACTCGCACACCTTTTCACCGTTTACCGTGCCTTTGGTGATCATAAAGCGCATGCTTCCCCGGGTATCAATGGCCGCGATCATGTTGACGCTGAACCTGGCACCCGTACTTTCCACGACCGGGGTTTGCCCTTTCGGCGCCCAGGTTCTGCCGGCATGGTAATCCGATCTGACACCGGATTCATCGGCAAAATATATCTTTGCACCCAGTTTTTTGGCTCTTTTTTTGATCTCCGGAAAAACCGTGCGGTTCCATTCGGCAACTTCTTCCGGATTCTGCTGGTAGGCGCGGTGCAAGGGTTTCTGCGGGGAGAAGCCCAGTTGCCGCAAAAGACGGCTCACCGAACTGATGCTCAGTTTGATGCCGAATTTTTTCTTGATTACATCAGCGACCATACTGCAGGTCCACAGGGCAAAGGGCAGCTTCAACTGCTGAGGATCCTTGTCCCTGACTGTATTGTGAATCCAGGAAATATGGCTGCCGTTGAGTTTGCTGGGCCGTCCGCTTTGCTTGCCGGAACTCAGGGCGTGCCAGCCGCCGCCACGGTATCTGGCAAGCCAGTTATAGATACAGGCTCTGGAAAACCCCAAGGCCTTAATGACCTCTTCGGGGCTTTCCCCATCCTGGACACGCTGAACCGCTCGGATGCGGATCTCTTCCATCGCTTTCGGGCTTATTTTTCTTCCGTCTTGTGTATTCATGGCATGTAGCATAGCAAGAACAACTACAAATGTCTACATATTTTTGCAAACATTAGTAAAACGAAACGATTTTTCTAAAGCACGGCGATCTCCTTATTTGTTGTTTTCGTTGGGGGGCTTGGAGCCGATGAGTTCGGCCTGGGCCAAATCCAGGTCAAATTTTTCCTTTTTGGCAAATTCGCGGGCCTTTTTGCCCACCAGCGCCATGAATTCCTTATGATCTATTTTGCCCTGGGCGGCAAATTCCTTGGCAGCCGCTTCGTAGCCGAGCTTCTGCATGCGAAACATATCGGTCCTGCGCTGACAATGCGCCAGAAGTTCATCCACCTCCTTCATCGGCAGCCCTTTAACGATAACATTGCGTGGGCTGCTTGGAGGGAACAGGTTCCGTGAAAGCGCCAGGTGATAAAGGTAATTCATTTTGATTCTCCTTTCTTCCGGATTCTCTCTGCTTATAAATTTCGGTTTTTATCGACCAGATCATCAACGATTCGGCCCTGGCCAATTCTTTGCGTCTTGACCTGCTCTTTGAGCCATTCGACGGTTAAAGGATCGACCGTTAAGTTGATCTTTTTCCGCTTTTTATCTTCTGGCAGGTAAGGATTCTTGCCGCCTCTTGGCATGATTGCGTCCTTGCATCACCTTTAACAATATTCAAACCAACGCCCGAATAACCCACAATGAAAAGCTGCATAGTGAAACAGTTTAGCACCGTCTTGTTCCGAGCCATGATTGGTCCAAACAAAGGGTGCCACCGCACATCTTCTTTTCTGTTCGTTGTTTTTCATGTTGTACAGATATCGGCTCATTTAATGATCAATTGAGGGGATCTATTTACATAAAAAAA harbors:
- a CDS encoding IS630 family transposase — translated: MLHAMNTQDGRKISPKAMEEIRIRAVQRVQDGESPEEVIKALGFSRACIYNWLARYRGGGWHALSSGKQSGRPSKLNGSHISWIHNTVRDKDPQQLKLPFALWTCSMVADVIKKKFGIKLSISSVSRLLRQLGFSPQKPLHRAYQQNPEEVAEWNRTVFPEIKKRAKKLGAKIYFADESGVRSDYHAGRTWAPKGQTPVVESTGARFSVNMIAAIDTRGSMRFMITKGTVNGEKVCEFLKKLMHDNEGPVFVIWDGHPTHKSKKVRDCIDSFDGRLEVYFLPSYSPSLNPAEQVFNNVKSHGTGRMAISGPDKFKSIIFGRLRKLQKLPRIIRSFFRHPDCAYILS